The proteins below come from a single Rosa rugosa chromosome 2, drRosRugo1.1, whole genome shotgun sequence genomic window:
- the LOC133733837 gene encoding peroxidase 19 isoform X2 — protein MKCLEYDESSGHGYEILGSNKCATSYMPPLEIFGCDASITIKSQQGSKVLAEKDATDNKDLREEGFESVRKAKALVESKCPGVVSCADILAIEARDYVHLAGGPYYQVKKGRWDGRISMASRVASNIPQANFTMNQLLKLFNSKGLTLEDLVVLSGAHTFGYAHCQNFVSRLYDYSGSKQPDPVMDPRLLRELRMSCPHYGGNPDIVAPFDVTTPFVFDHAYYGNLVAKLGLLASDQALALDPRTKPIVQAFAKDKAKFFQAFGVAMEKMGSIGVKRGRKHGERRKDCSIHM, from the exons ATGAAATGTCTTGAATACGATGAAAGTAGTGGTCATGGCTATGAAATATTGGGCTCAAACAAGTGTGCAACTTCTTATATGCCCCCACTAGAAATATTT GGCTGTGATGCGTCCATAACCATAAAGTCACAGCAGGGGAGCAAGGTGTTGGCAGAGAAGGATGCAACAGATAATAAGGACCTGAGGGAGGAAGGCTTTGAAAGTGTGAGGAAAGCAAAGGCTTTGGTAGAAAGCAAGTGTCCTGGTGTTGTGTCTTGTGCTGACATACTTGCAATTGAAGCCAGAGATTATGTCCACTTG GCAGGGGGTCCATACTATCAAGTTAAGAAAGGAAGGTGGGATGGAAGAATATCAATGGCCTCAAGAGTGGCTTCCAATATTCCCCAAGCAAATTTCACAATGAATCAGCTACTCAAACTCTTCAATTCAAAAGGATTAACACTTGAAGACCTTGTTGTTCTTTCTGGTGCTCATACATTCGGGTATGCACATTGCCAGAACTTCGTAAGCAGGCTCTATGACTACAGCGGCTCGAAGCAGCCTGACCCGGTTATGGACCCGAGGCTCCTAAGGGAGCTAAGAATGTCATGCCCACATTATGGTGGAAATCCTGACATTGTTGCACCATTTGATGTCACTACTCCCTTTGTGTTTGATCATGCCTATTATGGTAATTTAGTGGCTAAGTTGGGCTTGCTAGCTTCAGACCAAGCTTTAGCTTTGGACCCAAGAACCAAACCCATTGTTCAAGCATTTGCAAAAGACAAAGCGAAGTTTTTCCAAGCTTTTGGGGTGGCTATGGAGAAAATGGGCTCAATAGGTGTGAAGAGGGGAAGAAAACATGGGGAGAGAAGAAAAGACTGTAGTATACATATGTGA
- the LOC133733837 gene encoding peroxidase 19 isoform X1, whose amino-acid sequence MSSSCSSPSSWFTLTSCLTIFFLLSTSASFAAKPHRQLSVDYYAKSCPQLEKLIGSITSQQFKEAPVSGPATIRLFFHDCFVEGCDASITIKSQQGSKVLAEKDATDNKDLREEGFESVRKAKALVESKCPGVVSCADILAIEARDYVHLAGGPYYQVKKGRWDGRISMASRVASNIPQANFTMNQLLKLFNSKGLTLEDLVVLSGAHTFGYAHCQNFVSRLYDYSGSKQPDPVMDPRLLRELRMSCPHYGGNPDIVAPFDVTTPFVFDHAYYGNLVAKLGLLASDQALALDPRTKPIVQAFAKDKAKFFQAFGVAMEKMGSIGVKRGRKHGERRKDCSIHM is encoded by the exons atgtcttcttcttgttcttctccttcttcttggtTTACATTGACATCTTGTTTGACCATTTTCTTCCTGCTCAGTACTTCTGCAAGTTTTGCAGCAAAACCTCACCGCCAACTCTCAGTTGATTACTATGCGAAATCATGTCCCCAACTCGAAAAACTCATCGGGTCCATCACATCTCAACAGTTCAAAGAAGCACCAGTTTCTGGTCCAGCAACCATTCGCCTTTTCTTCCATGACTGCTTTGTAGAA GGCTGTGATGCGTCCATAACCATAAAGTCACAGCAGGGGAGCAAGGTGTTGGCAGAGAAGGATGCAACAGATAATAAGGACCTGAGGGAGGAAGGCTTTGAAAGTGTGAGGAAAGCAAAGGCTTTGGTAGAAAGCAAGTGTCCTGGTGTTGTGTCTTGTGCTGACATACTTGCAATTGAAGCCAGAGATTATGTCCACTTG GCAGGGGGTCCATACTATCAAGTTAAGAAAGGAAGGTGGGATGGAAGAATATCAATGGCCTCAAGAGTGGCTTCCAATATTCCCCAAGCAAATTTCACAATGAATCAGCTACTCAAACTCTTCAATTCAAAAGGATTAACACTTGAAGACCTTGTTGTTCTTTCTGGTGCTCATACATTCGGGTATGCACATTGCCAGAACTTCGTAAGCAGGCTCTATGACTACAGCGGCTCGAAGCAGCCTGACCCGGTTATGGACCCGAGGCTCCTAAGGGAGCTAAGAATGTCATGCCCACATTATGGTGGAAATCCTGACATTGTTGCACCATTTGATGTCACTACTCCCTTTGTGTTTGATCATGCCTATTATGGTAATTTAGTGGCTAAGTTGGGCTTGCTAGCTTCAGACCAAGCTTTAGCTTTGGACCCAAGAACCAAACCCATTGTTCAAGCATTTGCAAAAGACAAAGCGAAGTTTTTCCAAGCTTTTGGGGTGGCTATGGAGAAAATGGGCTCAATAGGTGTGAAGAGGGGAAGAAAACATGGGGAGAGAAGAAAAGACTGTAGTATACATATGTGA